The genomic segment ATATCATAAATGGTGTGAACTTTAACTGCAGCTGTTTTATCTCTATAGTCAGCCCAAGGAAAAAGGGATAAGCAAAGCCTTATAATTGTTGAATCGATTACTTTAAGAATACCCCAGCTTCCTGGAATTATTCTTATAATATTATACTTTCTAACCTTGGCAAGTGTATCTCCAAATATCATTTTAAACACATTGGTATCTCTATTAATATTTACACGAGATATTTGTGAAGCACTAATGGTTCCTGTATGTTCTTGAAGTTTCTTATCAGCAGTTATTCCGTCTTGAATATCTCTAAGGCTTACTTTCTTTGTCAAGTGTGCATACATCATCGTATTAAGTTGCCGAAGAACAGTAAATTTCTTTGTTCCGTGTTCTGCATTGGTTTCCTCAACGGCTTTTTCCAAAATGTTCTTAGGTAAAAAGCCTGTTAAAGTTTCGAAAACTTTAGTACAATCAACCATATCGGTAGCTCCTTAGTTAATTATTGTGGTTGCTTGTCACGTCAACCCACTTGATATTAACAAAGGAGCTTTCACATTTTTACAGGTAAATATTACAGTTGATTTTTATTAAAGTTTTTTATGCAACACTAATGAGTTCATTTAAGACACTTAGCCAATATTTACTACTTTCATTTTGACCAATATTGATGCTTAATACTTCTTTCTTGCCTTCCTCACTAATGCCAAGAATAATATAAGCAGCTAGATTTTTAACCACATTGTTGTCTCTTACAGAGAAATGTACTGCATCTATAAATATGATTGGGTAAACGCTGGATAATGCTCTTTGCTGCCATTCTTCAATTTCTGGCAGGAGTTTGTTAGTGATATCGGATACCATGCCTTCACTTACTTCAAAACCGTAGATATCTTCGATTTGCTCAGATATTTGGCGTGTTGTTAATCCCTTAGCATACATCGCTATGATTTTTTGTTCAATTGTAGATATATCTTTCTGA from the Pseudobacteroides sp. genome contains:
- a CDS encoding DUF4372 domain-containing protein, producing MVDCTKVFETLTGFLPKNILEKAVEETNAEHGTKKFTVLRQLNTMMYAHLTKKVSLRDIQDGITADKKLQEHTGTISASQISRVNINRDTNVFKMIFGDTLAKVRKYNIIRIIPGSWGILKVIDSTIIRLCLSLFPWADYRDKTAAVKVHTIYD